TGTTCAGTCCCATCTGTGCAGATGTGACAGGCAGGGCAGGGTGAAGAGGGAAATAAATAGGCCACAGTGCTGAGCTCTGGCCAGAGCTCTGGCCAGCACTTTGTGTGCGTGGGTGTgagtgtggggggtggggcggagggagggggaaCAGGAACTCCCTGGGCAGGGGCCATTCCCAGGGGGACAGGCTCTTGGGCGCTCTGTTCAGAAAGGCCTGTAGCTCCAGTAGCTGGAGAACACGGAgatctggggaaggagggagatgggggGACATGGTGAGTGGTGGTGCTAGAGGATCTGGTCCCTGCTGCACCCTCTGTGACCCAGGTAAGATTTGAAAGTGAACCAAGGGCCACGTGTCAGGAAGAGGATACTGTTGCCAAGCAATACAATGGCCCACCTATTTGGGGTGTACAGAAGGTACAACAGATCTTAAGATTAGGGGGTGCTTTAGAGGTGTGCCACCCCAAAAAAGAAGGGGCTAAACCACCTGCTGTTTGGCTGGCCTAATCTGCGTGAGGCCCAGCCCGGCCCTGACCCCCCATGTCCCCACCTTATCCTTGAGCTGCTGGCAGAGCTGCAGGGAGACGGTGAAGAAGACGAGGGCATCGTTCAGCCACGGGATCACACACTCCACCTTGTGCACGTGGCTCACCTCTAGACGCTGTGCACCCCACTCGCTGTGGGGAGATGGGAGAGTCCCTGAGGGCAGTTCAGCCGGCCAGGACCCTATCCCCTGAGGTGCAGACGGTCGAGGGCACTCCAGGGACCCCTCCTAGGCACTGTACTTACAACATGGCCCCAGGGCTGTGAAGCACGGCACCTCCAGCTGGGCGGAAGTTCTAGGCAGAAGAACATCAGACTGGGtcaggcctggggcctggggcgggcaggggtggggtgggtggggtgctcACCTTGCTGGAATTGGGCTGCAGGGCATGCAGCTGGTACACGGTGAGGCAGAGCTTGTTAAGGCTGATGTAGACATTGACCAGCAGGTCGGAAGGCAGGGCGGGGGCGAACATCCGCTGTGGGGAGGGGGGCCGGGCAGGCAAGGGGGATGAGGGCTGAGCAGGCAcatccccccccgcccctccctccaaCCACCCCGGGGGACTCCCAGTCCCCATCCCATGGACTAGGGCTGCCAGTGTCTTCTCAGGTACCCCAGATAGCTTCCTGCACCACTGGGCTTGGGACCCACTGATCCAGATCAGGGGGGTACATATCTGGGGGATGCAGAATGGAAGCCAAGTACCCCATCCCAGAAAACTGCACACAGGACTCTGTCGACAACTTGGGGCTTGCAGGACCTCCTGGCACCCCTGTGTCCCTCTGGGGTGCGAGCTGGGCCCCTCTGTTGGGACCGCCTCTCCTGGAGCAGGGGCCGGCCTGAGGCACCACTGACCGTGAGGCCGCTGGCAGCGATCTCAGGCAGAGTGAGGGTGGCTGGAGTGGTGAGCCGGTTTCGGGCTCTGGTCAGCTGTAGCATCACGGCATCCATcagctgggggaagggggctggTCATAGCTGCTGTGAGGGCAGCGGGGCCTGGTCCtgatcccctccccctccccgtgtcagtAGCAACAAAGTTATGGTAGCTCCTAGCTCCTTCCCTGGGGGTCACAGTCTCAGGGCCCGAACTCCTGCAGCAAGTGGCTTGTTAAAGATGCAGGTAATTGGGCTCcagctgggggttgggggcaggacAGAAGGTTATCTACTGCATGGGATCCTGGGTATTGATCCAATGGGGAATAGAAGATCCCAGAAGTTAGTCCCAGGGGCATGAGGGCGTTGTGGATGAGGGTACAGGCAATGCAGGAGCTTAGAAGAAGGGACCCTAATTCAGCTTGTGTGCAAGGGGCCAGGGAGGGCTTCCTCAAGGAAGAACTGGGATGGCTAAGTTGAGGCCTTACGGTGGATACCAGCCCcattttcacaggtgaggaaactgaggctccaaagagttaaggtcacacagctagggaaTGGTGGAACCATCTGCACTTATCCCTTCCCTTTGCCAAGGAGCAAAGCTTTGGCTCGAACTCAGAGCCCCAGTTTCCACTGCTTCCAGCTATTCATCCAGCTGTTGCCATGGCGCTGGGGTCACCTGGCTCCAGGGAAAGGCATAATTACTGGGTGGAGGCATGGGGGCTGCACATTACACCCCAGAGGGCAGTCACAGTTCTGAGAGAGAACTTAGTCCATCTGGTTTCAAATTTTCATGAGGTCCAGAGAGGATAGGTGAACCACCTGAGGACACATAGCAAGTCAGGGGCAGAGCTAAAGCATGAACTCAGGGCATCTGAGCTCATCTTGTCCATTACAAAAGTTTTTCTCTTGCTGGTACTAAAACCTGTAGCTACTGTTCACCGAGTGCTTACTAGTGGCCACACTTTACCTGCATCATCACGATTGGCAGTCACTACAGCTTGTCCCCCTTTTACAGGTGAGGCTACTGAGACACAGAGTGGCTAAGTAAGTGACTTGAGGTTGCACAACTCATAGTGGGGGCCCTGGGATCAGAGCCCAGGTCTGTTTCTGGAGCCTGGGCTGTGAGCCTTTCAACTGTGGCtggatggacatgtatacactgagaGGTGAAGGGTCAACCATAGGCTACACCTGAGAATGTGGGGGCAGAGCTCTCTAGGGGCCCAGGCAGAGGTCAGGGAACCTGGCTCTCCCATCCCTGCGGGCAGCTCACCTTGAGGACCTCTGCTCCTGTCCTGAACTGGTAGCTCTCATCCCGGTTGGCAAGGAGGTAAATGGCTTGGCTCACATGGTTCCTGGCGTCCTGGATCTAAAAACAGCACCCAATGAGCGGTTAGTGGGCTGGGCCTCAGCAGGGAGAGGAGCCAGCTTCACAGCAGTCACCGTGCCTGGGGTCCCCAGCCTACGGGTCCCCACCCTGAGGGCCTATCCTCCTAGGAGGGGCAGGGTGGGTGCCACCTGCGGGCCAGGCCCTGGCTGGGTGCTCTGAGTCAGGCTTGGTCCCTGGCCTCATGTGGCTCACTTTCCAAAGGAGGATAAAGAGTAATAGAGTAAAGGCACAAGGTAACAGACTGTGCAACTTGCACAAGGAAACAAACAGGGTGATGAGGGCGGTGAGGGGGAGGCTCCAGGGAAGCGACTCTTGAGCTGACGCTCGCGTGATGAGAAAAGCCGAGGTAGTGgactccaggcagagggacaagcccgagcaaaggccctgaggtggaaacAGCTGGTGGTcagtgagaggagagagggagggggcagaagCCAGGCCCAATCACATAGGTGCTGTTAGGAAGCATGGACTTGGGTCTCTAAGAGccaagggaagcccctggaagctCTGGGCAGGGAGTGACTTGTTCATGGCATCCCTGTAGCTCCCGCTGGGCTGGGGGCCTACACATAGGACAGGCTAGGAGACCAGGCACTGCCCACCACAGCTGTGCTGCTAGGAAACACCTTCCCAAGCCTGCTGCAGCTGCAGGTCCCCACAGTGGCCAACCCAGGAGGCCCCAGCACTGCAAGGGACTGCCCCTGCCTGCCCTTGTGCCCCTGAGTCCTGGCTGGGGAAGGGCCCAGTTACCTGCTGCAGCTTCCACTGCTTGTCCTCCCTGAAGGCAAAGTGCAGCAGCTGGTTGTTCCTGGGCATCTTCAGGTTCACATCCTGAGGGGCAAGAGCGGGATAAGCTAGGCAGAAGGATGCCCTCCCGCTTTTGGCCACTCTGAGCCCTTGAGCCGGGGGCAGAAATGGGGTGTGTACGGTGGCTCAGGCCACAGCCACTCCATGGGTCAGAGGGCCTCTCAACACCCTGGCCATTTGGGAAGTGAACAGGGAGGTCAGGAAACAGGCCCAAGAGGAACCACAGAGAAGTGAAAGGGAAAAGAGCCAAGAAAGGGGAAGGCGGCTTCGTCTGGGAGGAGGCTTGTAGTTGTGGGCAAACAGGAAACATGTGTACATGCCAAGGGACAGAATGCCCACCCGAGGAGAGGGACCTTCCCCCAGGCCTTGGCACCTGCCACAGGGTCAAGTGCAGCTGGAGCTCAGATGTTGGCTGATTGCACTTTGATCTGGGGCCAGACTAATCTTGCCAATGCCCATGATTCCTGGGGCCCAGAATCCAGGTAGGGCCAGGTAGCGCTGTGTGCAAAGCATTCCTCCCCACTTCCTGCACCTGTCACTGAAGCCACACACCAATCTCATGAGCAGGTTAGGGAGAATgtcattttacaaacaaggaaactgaggcccagagaggtcaaggatcctgcccagagtcacacagctggctGGCGGCAGAGCTGGGATAAGCAGGAGGCCCCCACGCTCTTCCCCAGAGTCCTGTGGCAGCacgggaaggggagaggggccgggAGACTCACCGCCTGGCTCAGTGCATCCCCTTGCAGAGTCAGCACGCCCTTCACCTGGTCTGTGCTACAACACATGGAAGTCAGAGCAGCACCTGCAgctgcccctcccaccaccccatccTCCCAACAGGCTGTCCCTGGCTGTCACAGGATGGTCCAGCCTGTCCCACTGCATACCCTCTGGATGCTGGAGCTGAAATCAGTATGCAGGGCAGGGCCGTGCCACCTGTCCTAGAGGGTATCCCAAGTGTCCCCCCTCCCCAAAAGCCCACCCCCGAACCCAGTCCAGGCTCACCCACAGCTGCCCAGGATGAAGTTCTCCTGCTTTGTGGGCCCCTCGGTGCCTGAGCCAGGCAGACT
The DNA window shown above is from Kogia breviceps isolate mKogBre1 chromosome 14, mKogBre1 haplotype 1, whole genome shotgun sequence and carries:
- the ROGDI gene encoding protein rogdi homolog isoform X1 — encoded protein: MATVVAATAAERAVLEEEFRWLLQDEVHAVLRQLQDILKEASLRFSLPGSGTEGPTKQENFILGSCGTDQVKGVLTLQGDALSQADVNLKMPRNNQLLHFAFREDKQWKLQQIQDARNHVSQAIYLLANRDESYQFRTGAEVLKRMFAPALPSDLLVNVYISLNKLCLTVYQLHALQPNSSKNFRPAGGAVLHSPGAMFEWGAQRLEVSHVHKVECVIPWLNDALVFFTVSLQLCQQLKDKISVFSSYWSYRPF
- the ROGDI gene encoding protein rogdi homolog isoform X2; protein product: MATVVAATAAERAVLEEEFRWLLQDEVHAVLRQLQDILKEASLRFSLPGSGTEGPTKQENFILGSCGTDQVKGVLTLQGDALSQADVNLKMPRNNQLLHFAFREDKQWKLQQIQDARNHVSQAIYLLANRDESYQFRTGAEVLKLMDAVMLQLTRARNRLTTPATLTLPEIAASGLTRMFAPALPSDLLVNVYISLNKLCLTVYQLHALQPNSSKNFRPAGGAVLHSPGAMFEWGAQRLEVSHVHKVECVIPWLNDALVFFTVSLQLCQQLKDKISVFSSYWSYRPF
- the ROGDI gene encoding protein rogdi homolog isoform X3 — encoded protein: MPRNNQLLHFAFREDKQWKLQQIQDARNHVSQAIYLLANRDESYQFRTGAEVLKLMDAVMLQLTRARNRLTTPATLTLPEIAASGLTRMFAPALPSDLLVNVYISLNKLCLTVYQLHALQPNSSKNFRPAGGAVLHSPGAMFEWGAQRLEVSHVHKVECVIPWLNDALVFFTVSLQLCQQLKDKISVFSSYWSYRPF